GTCTTCGCGATGAACGGCGCCGACCTGAGCTTGCGCACGCCGCGCGCGCCCGACGGCAGCGCCACCGACCTGCAAGGGCTCGACCTTCCCGCGCCCGCAGCCCTCGCGGGCGGCATATCGAAGGCGCTGACCTCTTCCTATTTCTCGTCGGTCGGCGGCGCCTTTTCCAGCCGCACCGCCAACGACATCGTCCAGGAAAATTTCCCGCCGTCGCGCCTCACGCGCGGGCTCGAAAGCGGCGCGCTGTTCAGCGTCCAGCTTAGCCAGCTTCCCTGTTCGGACGTGTCGCGGCGTTTCCTCGGCGTGGGCGTCCCAGGCAATCTGGCGGGAACGAAGCGCGGGCCGCTCGGCGTCGGCGCCGATGCGGGCGCCTTCCCGCTCTACAAGAATGGAGCGGTGGTCGGTTCGGTCGCGGTGATCGGCGACGGCGTCTATGGCTTCGACACCGAATATCGCGAACGCGACACCGATCTGCGCGAGGAAATCGTCGCGCTCGCGGCGACCCGCGGGTTCGAACCCTCCGAGGAAATCCGCGCCGACCGCATCAGCATCGACGGCACGCTGCTGCGCTATTCCGAAGCGACATCGGCCGACATCAGGAGCGCAGCATCCGCGGCGCCCGCCTTCGCCTCGATCAACGGCGTGGTCGGCGCGCTCGTTTCGGTGCGGGGATATTATGACGCGGCAACGGGAATCGTTGCGGGTTCGGTTTATGGCGCCGAGGAATCGGGCGTACGCCCCGCCAAGGCGAGCGACGGTTATAATGATCCCGACATCTGGGTGGTCAGCGACGGCCAGGGCAATACCCGCTTTCTGCCCAAGGCGGGAACCGACGCCGCGACGGTCGCGCAGCCGCTGACCGCCGCCGAAGTGCGCACGATGCTCGTCGAGGCGTTCGACGTCCAGCGCCGCGCGCGCGCGCAGGTTCGCCGCCCGGTCGACAACCGCGCACAGAACACGATCGCGGTGGTCGATACAAACGGCGAGATATTGGGGCTTGTCCGCGGCCCCGACGCGCTCGTCGACGCGATCGACGCGGTGCCGCAGAAGGCGCGCACGACGGTCTTCTTCTCGAACGCGCTCGCCGCTGGCGACCTCTCGGCCAATGGCGACCCCGCGATCCTGCCGTTTGTTAGCGCATTCCGGGGCTTTCTGAACGATCCCGGCGCGCTGACCGGGGCGACCGCCTTTTCCGGCCGCGCGGTCGGCAATCTGTCGCGCCCGAACTTTCCCGATGCCGAGGTCGGGCGGCCGCCGGGGCCGCTTTCGGTGCCCGAGGCGAGCTTCAGCATATTTTCGACCGGGCTGCAGTCGCGGCTGGTGACCCCCGACATCGTCGCACATGTCGAATATATACTGGGTGCGCGACCCGCCGACGTGCCGCAAAGCTGTTCGCAAAGCCCGGTGGTTCCGGTGACGGGACGCAACCGCATCAACAACGGCCTCACGCTGTTCGCGGGCGGGGTCCCCATCTATCGCGGGGGCCAGCTCGTGGGTGCGATCGCCGCGTCGGGCGACGGCGACGACCAGAGCGACATGATCGCCTTCCTCGGCCTATATAACGCCGGACAAAAGCTCGGCACGCTCGGCCCGCCCGATCGTTCGATCCGGTCGGACCAGATCGTCGTCCCGCTTCCCGGCGGCAGCCAGCGGCTGACCTTCATCGCCTGTCCGTTCGCGCCCTTCGTCGGTTCGAACCAGCAAAATGTCTGCAGCGGGCTATAGGCGGTGATGGAAGGGGGCAGCCTTTGGCCGATCATCGCGACGCTTGCGGCGCAGGGCGCGCCCGGCGCCGATGTACCGCCGCCGCCGGTCGATCCGGCGGTCGCCGCCGATGACGCATCCGAACCCGCGACAACACAGCAGCCCGCCGACGAACTGACCCCGCCGCCGCCGCCCGTCGAATGGAAGGAAACGGTCGGCGACGATCTGATGAGCCAGATCATCGAGGGCCGCCGCCGACCCGGCTATCGGCCCGATCTTCCCGACCAATTGTCGCAGGACAATGAGGGCGCGCTGCGTCCGCCGCCCCCGCAGGCCTTTCCGGGGATGGAGGACCAGCTTCCCGTTCCCGACCGCTGGCGCCTCATCGAGACGCTGGGTGTGGTCAAGGAACGCTGGTTCGATCCCTATCACCAAAATACGCTGAAGGGCGACCGGCCGATCGACCGCGCGAAGGTGCCGTGGCTGCCGATCAAGGGCGACGACTGGTTCTTTGCGCTGAACGCGGTGTCGGACAGCGTGCTCGAACCGCGCACCTTCCCGATCCCCGTCGGCATCCAATATCCCGACCGGCCGGGCAGCAACGACGTCTTCGGCCGGCCCGAAAGCCTCGTCGCCTCGCAGACCTTCATCGTCGGCGCGGCGCTGATCAAAGGCAACACGACCTACAAGCCGCCCGATGTCGAATATCGCCTGACGCTGGCGTACAACCTGAATTATGTCGAGGTCCCCGAAAGGCGCATCCTTTTCGTCGAGCCGTCGAAGGGGAAGACGCGCTTCGACAGCTTTCTGGGCGTCCAGGAAGCCTTCATCGACTATCATCTGCAGAACACGTCGGATCGCTACGACTTCGATTCGGTGCGCGTCGGTATCCAGCCGTTCCAGGCCGATTTCCGTGGCTTTCTGTTTCAGGACAGCCAGCTCAGCTACCGCCTGTTCGGCAACCGCGACAACAACCGCATCCAGTATAATCTGGTCGCCGTCTGGCGGCTCGAAAAGGACACGAACAGCGGGCTCAACGACCTGACCCAGTCGCCGCGGCGCGACTGGGTCCTGCACGCCAATCTGTATCGGCAGGATTTCCCCTTCGTCGGGCTGACCAGCGAAATTTCGGCGACGTGGAACATCAACCGCGAAGCGAACCGCGTCCAGATCGACGACAATGGCTTTCCCGTGCGGCCGGCGCTGATCGGCAATCTGCAGGGCCGCGACTATGACGCGATCTATCTCGGCTATGGCGTCGACGGCCGGATCGGCCGGATCAACGTCACCGCGATGGGCTATGCCGCGCTGGGCAGCGACCGCGACAATGTGTTCACGGGGCGCAAGGCGGACATCCGATCCTATTTCGGGGCGGCCGAGCTCAGCTACGATCATGACTGGATGCGTTTCCGCCTGTCGGGCCTCTATGCGACGGGCGACAAGGACCCCTTCGACGACAAGCAGACGGGCTTCGACGCGATCTTCGAAAATCCGGTCTTCGCGGGGGCCGACACCAGCTACTGGATTCGCCAGGCGGTGCCCTTCATCGGCGGCGGTCGCGCGATCGGGCTGACCGGACGCAACGGCCTGCTCAACTCGCTGCGCTCGTCGAAGGAAGAGGGGCAGTCGAACTTCGTCAATCCCGGCACGGTGCTGCTCGGCGCCGGCGCCGATTTCGACCTGACACCGCAATTCCGCCTTTCGGCCAACGCCAACCATCTCTGGTTCGACAACACCAAGATACTGCAGGTGCTGCGCAGCGAAGGGTCGATCCCGAAAGCGATCGGCTGGGACCTGTCGGCGGCGGCGATCTGGCGGCCGAAGGCGACGCAGAATATCGTCGGGCGGCTCAGCGGCGCGGTGCTGCTGCCCGGCGCGGGGTTCAAGGATCTGTTCGAGAACCAGCGGCGCGACAAGGCCTATGTGTCGATCCTGGCCAATGTGATTTTGAGTTTCTAGCCCATGATGCGCACGCTCCTCTTCCTGTTTATCCTTATGGCGACGGCGCTGTTCGCGGGTGCGGCGGACCTTGGCGCGGCCGAAAAGGAAAAGCCGGTGAAGGTCGAATATCGCTTCACCCCGCCCGCGCCGCGCGAGCAGGGCGATGCCGAGGTCGCGGCGAAATCGAACGGCTGCTATTCGTGCCACACGCGCACCGACCAGCCGTCGATGCACGCGACCCCCGCGGTCAAGCTCGGCTGCACCGATTGCCACGGCGGCGATTCACTGTCGCCCGCCGCCTTCGGCAAGCCCGAGCTCGGTTACAAGCATCCCGACAATATCGCCGCGATGAAGGCCGCGCACCCGCAGCCGACCTATCCGAAGAGCTGGGGCGACACCTCGGCCAATCCGGTGCGCAGCTATACATTGCTCAACCGCGAGGCGCCCGAATTCATCCGCTTC
This DNA window, taken from Sphingopyxis sp. PAMC25046, encodes the following:
- a CDS encoding heme-binding protein translates to MPNKNRLFRSVALAAMGALLLTSCGGGGGGTPTPSPTPTPTPTPTPTGSVFQIPALTNLTTGDIERIIAQGVAEAQAQNFRAGFVVIDRVGNVLAVFAMNGADLSLRTPRAPDGSATDLQGLDLPAPAALAGGISKALTSSYFSSVGGAFSSRTANDIVQENFPPSRLTRGLESGALFSVQLSQLPCSDVSRRFLGVGVPGNLAGTKRGPLGVGADAGAFPLYKNGAVVGSVAVIGDGVYGFDTEYRERDTDLREEIVALAATRGFEPSEEIRADRISIDGTLLRYSEATSADIRSAASAAPAFASINGVVGALVSVRGYYDAATGIVAGSVYGAEESGVRPAKASDGYNDPDIWVVSDGQGNTRFLPKAGTDAATVAQPLTAAEVRTMLVEAFDVQRRARAQVRRPVDNRAQNTIAVVDTNGEILGLVRGPDALVDAIDAVPQKARTTVFFSNALAAGDLSANGDPAILPFVSAFRGFLNDPGALTGATAFSGRAVGNLSRPNFPDAEVGRPPGPLSVPEASFSIFSTGLQSRLVTPDIVAHVEYILGARPADVPQSCSQSPVVPVTGRNRINNGLTLFAGGVPIYRGGQLVGAIAASGDGDDQSDMIAFLGLYNAGQKLGTLGPPDRSIRSDQIVVPLPGGSQRLTFIACPFAPFVGSNQQNVCSGL